The Candidatus Saccharibacteria bacterium genome has a segment encoding these proteins:
- a CDS encoding DUF21 domain-containing protein codes for MEIVLIVFLLACSAGFSGLTLGLLSLDVHELKRKSDLGDQQATLVYPIRARGSELLVTLILGNVLVNSILTVILDSITNGVMAVLLSTTLIVIFGEIVPQAVLGRYGLSFGSKIAPFMERLLWFFSPIARPLGALLDRTLGEELPTFYSKDELVRILEEHSISDESDIAEDELKIVDSALSFGDKKIEDVMTPRSMVIAVGSKEKTTIKLMNELHESGHSRFPVFNDDLDHIIGTLYLRDLVAQKEPKKVADVMTDTVIYVNEKDKLAHVLNAFYKTQHHLFIVVNEFSETVGVISIEDIIEQVLGQKIVDEFDRYEDIREVAKKNSSVKTETLK; via the coding sequence ATGGAAATAGTTCTTATAGTTTTTCTATTGGCTTGTTCAGCCGGATTTTCTGGCTTGACTCTTGGCTTGTTGTCGCTTGATGTTCACGAACTAAAACGAAAAAGCGACCTTGGCGACCAACAGGCAACACTGGTTTATCCAATTCGCGCTCGGGGCAGCGAACTACTAGTTACACTTATCCTAGGTAACGTATTAGTTAACTCGATATTGACGGTAATTTTAGACAGCATAACCAATGGGGTGATGGCTGTGCTTTTATCGACGACGCTAATTGTAATTTTTGGAGAAATTGTTCCACAGGCAGTACTCGGGCGCTATGGACTTAGTTTTGGGTCAAAGATTGCACCATTTATGGAACGATTACTGTGGTTTTTCTCACCAATTGCCCGACCGCTTGGAGCACTGCTCGACCGCACGCTAGGTGAAGAGCTACCAACGTTTTACAGCAAAGACGAGTTAGTTCGTATTTTAGAAGAACACAGCATAAGCGACGAAAGCGACATTGCCGAGGACGAACTAAAGATTGTGGATAGTGCTCTAAGCTTTGGTGATAAAAAAATTGAAGATGTAATGACGCCGCGCAGCATGGTTATAGCTGTTGGTTCGAAAGAAAAAACAACTATCAAACTAATGAATGAATTACACGAATCAGGCCATTCTCGGTTCCCAGTTTTTAATGACGATTTAGACCATATTATTGGCACGCTGTACCTTCGTGACTTAGTTGCCCAAAAAGAACCAAAAAAAGTAGCCGATGTAATGACCGATACCGTTATATACGTGAACGAAAAAGATAAATTAGCGCACGTGTTAAACGCATTTTATAAAACCCAACATCACTTATTCATTGTGGTGAACGAGTTTAGCGAAACGGTTGGTGTAATAAGTATCGAAGATATAATCGAGCAAGTTTTAGGCCAAAAAATTGTTGACGAATTCGATCGCTACGAAGATATTCGTGAAGTTGCCAAAAAGAATTCATCTGTTAAAACTGAAACATTAAAGTAA
- a CDS encoding magnesium transporter CorA family protein: MIQYWHKTIKSKKFKQLDSHKAGSWIYVEDPTDAEQQILTDTFKIDEGMLEDALDIDEVPRFETEDNIHYVFTRFPLTDTNLQVVTVPILIAISGSYIMTISLRPIPRLEKIMNSTEANTTQRVKLLLNIIDHIVDDYERHLTAISKQIISVRNRLRVEQVSNKDFIGFVTIEDELNDFMSALVPTNTLLKRLMTGRHIKLFEEDIELIEDLLLSNEQSIESAKSNIKTIVSIREAYSTISTNNLNQVIRLLTSLTVVLTVPTIIASLYGMNVDLPFQNEPGAFVIVISSTIIVSSILILIFRKNKWL; encoded by the coding sequence ATGATTCAGTACTGGCACAAAACCATAAAAAGCAAAAAATTTAAGCAGCTTGATTCACACAAAGCGGGCTCTTGGATTTATGTTGAAGACCCGACAGATGCAGAGCAACAGATACTAACTGACACGTTTAAAATCGACGAAGGCATGCTTGAAGATGCATTAGATATTGATGAGGTTCCACGCTTTGAGACTGAAGATAATATTCATTATGTGTTTACTCGCTTTCCGTTGACAGACACTAATCTGCAAGTTGTTACAGTTCCAATACTGATTGCTATATCGGGTAGCTACATAATGACAATAAGCCTGAGACCAATCCCGCGATTAGAAAAAATCATGAATTCAACAGAGGCAAATACGACTCAGCGAGTAAAACTCCTGCTAAACATCATCGATCATATTGTCGACGATTACGAACGTCACTTAACAGCAATTTCTAAACAAATCATTAGTGTACGAAACCGTCTACGAGTGGAACAGGTGTCCAATAAAGACTTCATTGGCTTTGTGACTATAGAGGATGAACTAAATGATTTTATGTCGGCGCTAGTACCTACCAACACGCTGCTTAAACGTTTAATGACTGGCCGTCACATTAAATTATTCGAAGAAGACATTGAACTTATCGAGGACCTGTTGCTTAGCAACGAACAATCAATTGAGTCTGCTAAATCGAATATTAAAACAATAGTTTCGATCCGCGAGGCTTACTCGACGATTTCTACCAACAACCTAAACCAAGTTATTCGTTTGTTGACGTCGCTAACTGTAGTATTAACTGTGCCGACAATTATCGCCTCGTTGTATGGCATGAACGTTGATTTGCCGTTTCAAAACGAACCAGGCGCTTTCGTAATTGTTATTAGCTCGACAATAATTGTGTCGTCTATTTTGATATTGATATTTAGAAAAAATAAGTGGCTATAA
- a CDS encoding 5-formyltetrahydrofolate cyclo-ligase, whose protein sequence is MDKQDLRRSAKAVRMNLTAKEVEEKSKNIAKNLKTITEWPKAKSIHSYVSNDMMNEPQTTPIFSMLWRRPTATTYVPRLIGRDMEIVKVEKDTHFAPNMRGIPEPDCDDVMTPKKIDIILVPLLVFDKQLNRLGYGGGYYDRFLKHYPDAIKIGIAFDEDKVEVIPTEDHDVQLDFVVTDQAVYSRH, encoded by the coding sequence ATGGATAAACAAGACTTACGACGAAGCGCTAAAGCTGTGCGCATGAACCTTACCGCCAAAGAGGTTGAAGAAAAGTCTAAAAACATTGCTAAAAATCTCAAGACTATAACTGAGTGGCCAAAAGCTAAGTCCATTCACAGCTACGTCAGCAATGACATGATGAATGAGCCGCAAACCACACCTATTTTTAGTATGTTGTGGCGACGACCAACAGCTACAACCTATGTTCCCCGTTTGATTGGCCGAGACATGGAAATTGTTAAGGTTGAAAAAGACACTCATTTTGCTCCAAATATGCGCGGCATACCAGAACCAGACTGCGATGATGTTATGACCCCTAAAAAAATCGATATCATATTAGTTCCACTACTTGTTTTTGACAAACAACTGAATCGCCTTGGCTACGGCGGCGGTTATTATGATCGATTCCTAAAGCACTATCCCGATGCTATAAAAATTGGTATTGCCTTTGATGAAGATAAAGTTGAAGTTATTCCTACTGAAGATCATGACGTCCAGCTAGATTTTGTTGTCACTGATCAGGCTGTTTATTCTAGGCACTAA